Below is a window of Littorina saxatilis isolate snail1 linkage group LG2, US_GU_Lsax_2.0, whole genome shotgun sequence DNA.
GCTTTGTATGCAAATTATTATTGCTCATTTTCATATCATGTAGATCCATGTTACTGCAATGAAAAAGCGCACCAACCCTACCGCTTGCATCTTGCATGAACAATAGTAGTGAATCGAAAACTACAGCTTGGATGTTGACAGCAACCTGTGGCATCTGCAGAAGAGGAGAGCATGCGCCCATGAACATCTACCAGATTCCTAACATGCTTTATGAAAAATGCTTAATTTTTTGCACTCAATCTAGCTTTGCCAGACAGAGCATCGATACAGGTGTGGCTTGATATGATGAAACTAGAGACGACGTTAGTAGCACACATTTTCTGAGAAGGGCGGACATTTTAGTATGCATTGGAACAGCGCAGCGGGTAACGGCACATTTGAGTCTGTTCACAATCTGCTCACATGCTACAGTGTGCAATACAATGACGAGTTGTCCAGaaagttgtttttgttgtgtgtggtgtttttctctgtctttggTTTGTGATTGTATGAGTGGATTTGGGGTAGGGGGTGGTGCGTGTGCCGTGAGAGTGTTTGTGATTAACTGCCATGTTCTTGCaagaatttgttttctttttttgtaaacGTACTGAAAAATATCTGTCATACGATTCTTCAAATCAGCATCCTAATGTCTGTGTGTTGAGAACTGTAGTCGAATCCTTTTATCCtggtttaattttcagaatatgTATGTGACAAATATTATTCATGTACAatcgtttttcttgttttgctgTTTAATGAGAGTTACAGCATATTTTTGTAAATGGTTCGGTCAGGTCATCTTTTCTCTCGTAGTATGGTAAAGGTATGTTTTTGATTTGGCATTTCATGTCGCTGTTTACAAATAAAGGTTTTTCACATTCTCTCCCCAAGATGGGAATCATGTTTGACTGAGCTTGGACTTACTGTAGCGAATGCTTGACAGATTTTAATGATAATGATAGAATTACTTAATTAGGTTTTGAGTCGAGAGTTGAGTGCTGGCTGCACATGTTCAACTGACTGCTGCATGCGAGTGTTGAGAGCATTTGTAGAGATCAGTTTGCAACTGACTTTGTCTGTGTAAAATTTTTTGTGCATCGTTACATTTCTTTTCGAATTTATTGTTTTTTACCCCCCTTCTCCTCCTAAACATTGTAAATGTTTGTGGCTGATGCAAGTGCTTAAGCGCTTGCATTTACAGGGTCAGCATCATTCATTATCAGTATGTGCACTACCCATTCTTTCCTACACAATTTTCTGTTGATATCTTAAGCAGTTTCAGCAAGCACAAGTGCTGTTGGCTGCATCAGTCAGCAGGCacttttgattttgattgtgAGTTGTTAACTGGTGTGCTTGTGATAGGAATTTTTCATTTTCCACTTAAAATGTATTGTGCTAAAGAATGTTGGCCAACTTTCAAAAAGTTCCCTAAATGTGATCAGTTTCAGATGGGGTAgctgttttctttatttggacACACTGATTTGCAGATTGGTATTTTGTCAGTGTAAGGTCAGTGACCTTTTAACGTCCCAATAATTCGCTAGGACTGTACTGATCAGACATCAGGgatttcctccgaaaacggcgtatggctgcctaaatggcggggtaaaaacggtcgtgCACGTAAAATTCCTTTTTTAACATCAGGGATTCATTTTGGAGGATCCCCACTACCTTGTGCGTTTCAGAGTCAATGCATATGCAGGTATAGAGATCACGACCGCATCGTGACATACAACAGCAAACTGTAATAGTCTTTGCACTTTCAAGAATGTCCTTTTATGCTGCCTTTGTGCATGGTGTGATGAAACTAACTCTTCATTGTACATTGGCAGGCTAGAAACATAGCAAAAAAGGATAATAAGATAGGAATGTGTTCATATGCACAGCTTCAGATGCTCTCCTGCCAACAGATGATAATTATGATATGGCAATTCATTCAAGACAATATACTTGTGCCAGGGGCTTTGAAATATTCTGTATTCGTTGAGCTTAAGCCTGTCTTCAgttcagttcagaaaatattatAGGACTATTCTGTTTTTTCCAATTTTACTCTAGAAAATGTAGGTTTAATTTAAAGTGGTGTGAAGTGGTGATGGTATTGGCCAGTAGTTTGTTGATTAGTCCCTGCCCCATCTGACTAACACACCTGCTAAAGTGTGAATCACTGAATGGGAAAGTACTCTGCTTTTCCCTCACCGTAGCTATTTGTTTGCTTCTTACATTGCTTTGTGTGTCAAATTGTGCTGTAGAGCTGATGTTTGAAATTGCTTCttgatggatgaatgaaagGACTGTGTTAGGTGACTAACTTCTTTTTGCAAATGACCCGCAGtgaatttttgttgttatttatgaTGTAAACCAATGAAGTAAGAGTAAAGGCAAGAATGAAAACTACTGGCAAGAGTCGGTGCTCTTAAAGTGTAGGTAGAGGTTTGCATCCCATGATTCTTTGTCATCATTACACTGATCGACAGTCAAATAAACTTCAAATTTACAGTGGGTTGATTGCATGCAGTCTTGTAAGAgtctgtatgcatgtatgtacaAGAGAGCAAAGTGTGAATGTTGTGTATATGTTAGAATCAAGCAATCTCAACATGGAAAAATGCATAAGGAAAATGAAACTATGCACACAATGTGATCACAAGACTAATTTTAATAGCTCATAAACACTCTCAACAATATCtccaggttatacaagccacacATTTGTGACACAGACATACTGTAAAAAGACACTCATTCTCATCACAAATGAATTACAAAGTGCCGACACCTGAATCTCTTTTTCAGTCACAGTCTTTCACTGAAAAGTCACACCACTAGATTTTCTTAAAAATGACATCACTCCTTTCTTGCACTGTCTGTATTTCTAATTTGACGGGGCACTTGAGCAGGTACGACAGCATCTCTTCCGAGTAGCCCATGAGAAAGTACTGTTTGCGTGCTGTCATCTGCTGAAACACCAGTCCTGCCACTACCACCAGATTGTGTCTTCGTTTGACGATCACTTCCGATGCAAACAGTCCTGGCCACGTTCCCTTGATGAACTTTCTGATCAAGATGTCGTCAAACGTTCGCTCTGCTGCACGTGCGTCAAATCCTTCTCCCTTGAGGTTGGCTGAAACAACAAACACGTTCTTGCAAGTTCAAGTCAGCTGATACATGTACCACTTATTTTTGTCAATTCCACAAAAGCTTTCCTACATTAATTTAAATACAGAACCCACAGAAAAGCTCTTATAAAACAAGGTCTCACAAAGGAGTAAGTCTGAAAGAGgtgtgtcttaaaatgggttCTATTGCACTTTAAAAAGACTGAAATAAAACACTGACATTTTTTTCCCATAAAACAGCAAAGAAATATAATGTCACATGCCTGAGTGCCATGAATTCCAGCTTTTGGTGACACCAATCTTGTATGGAGCCTGGGCCTCTTCATATGTGAGCGGCTTGTTGCGATGGATGGTAGCCTTGGGGACTCCTGCACGAATATTCTTCAAAGCACAGGGTGTGGTGCGGAGACCCCTGAAAGCCAGCAATGCCGCACTAGGAACACAAACCAGTCTACTGCTTGTCACCTGTTGACACAAGAGAACAGACAAATCAGCGATCACGCTAGACATTTTCAAAACTGGTATTTCTttcaaagtacatgtacatgtatggaATCTGGCtaccacaaaaacaaacagcaaaacacaATAATAAAAACAGTCAACAGACGATGTCTTGATTATAAGCGGTCtggtacaaaaaacaaaacaaaattcaatttaaaaaaatattacaatttacaGGGAATGTGTATTATATGCCACAATGAATCATTGAATGAGTACAATGAAAAACTGTTTAGATTTGTGTCCACTGAACTTCTACTGTAGACTTACATGTACCCAAGTGCACAAAACACTAGAATCACCTCTGGAGGAAAAGCCACCCAAACAGGAGTGAGTAATTGAACCCTGAAGTCATATTCCCCTCTCTAAGGTTCTTTATTCTtgcttttgtttctctttccttAATTTTGAGTGTGTTCCTGTGTCTGtggtctcactctctctctccctctctctcttttcctctttctctttctctcactctctcttccgcTGCCCTCTCTCTCCATGGTacagttgagtgtgtgtgtgtgtgtgtgtgtgtgtgtgtgcgtgtgtgtgtgtgtgtgtgtgtgcgcggttgcatatgtgtgtgtgtgtgcgcacatgGTCTCCCTGTTTTTTCCCTctctttgtatgtgtgtgtgtgtgagagataagGAGAACAGCTGAGTgtgtgccttgtgtgtgtgtgtgtgtgtgtgtgtgtgtttgtgtgtctgtgtttatgaaATTATGGGAGAAAGACGAAGAGGAGTctaatgtgtgtcagtgtgtgtgtgtgtgtaggcctagatgtgtgtgtgtgtgtttataagagagagaaagacggagaAGAGtctaatgtgtgtttgtgtgtgtttgtgtgtaggccttaattgatgtgtttgtgtgtgtgcatatatgtttgtgtgtccttTACTGTGGTAAAGGCATTGCACTCCTAAATAATTGATAGTCTTACAGAGACAAAGCTGCTcataatgtaaaaataaaataaaaatagtaataaGTTGCTGCGCCTTTCCTTGGGTTTCAGAGCAATATCGAGTTGTCTGCATTTGAttacatctgtgtgtgtgtgtgtgtgtgtgtgtgtgtgtgtgtgtgtgtgtgtgtgtgttgtgtgtgtttgtgtacaaaGTTCTATGATTACGACTtgtcatatcatatcatatcttcTACCAAGtaaccttctctctctctaagtctcaGCCTGAGTCTGGATCCTATCATGTACATGTTCTTCGGACTGATGTGCACGTGCAAATAAGAACCGAGTACACGCCAGTGGTAGGTCCTATCTACACAAACAtattcctttaaaaaaaaccacccatgtGGTTTCGGATTCGGTCCCTTTCGATACGGATGAGCTGTATCGTTTTACTCTTTTACCTGACATGTCATTGCTGCCATCGTGAAGCAGAAGGACACAGTCTGTGTGCACCGGAAGTGGAAGTACTTTTTGGAATCCGATGGTTGATTGGTTTGTGTAAAAATAACATCCAATCACAAGAACTGAAACAAGCCATTCTCGCCAGTACGTCACTGTTCACGTCTCAGCCATTTTGGTTGAGGTACACGTCTCATGCAACTGACGAACACAGTTTTGACCGCATAATTTTTTATTTCTGGGCTTGGATACAAAGTAAGTATTTAAACTGGCACAATAGTTCATATTGATGTTTACCTACAGCCACTTTTGTCTAAGATAAATCATATCTTCCTCGCGTAAACTCGCCGATTCACCCCTGACGTGAAGTTTGAACCTTGCCTCTTGTGTGATCGTCAGCTGTCTGCGTCGCAGCTATCGTGAAGTATAGGCCTAACGCTTGTAACTCCAATGGGTTTTTTATTCCGAAATAATGTCTTTAAATGATACATTGTATGACTTATTGATTTTAACCCAAAGCGAAAGTTGAACCTCTACGGATGAttttaacagagagaaagatcaGTGTCTGGGGCGTTTACCTACCACCTGCTGCAACAATGCCAACATTGCACTTGCAGAGATCTTGATAAGCTTACTGATAGATTTACATTTTGACCACCAACCACCTGCTGAAACATTACTGAGATCTTGATCCACAAATTGATTTTGACCACCAacgtattgttttctgtttcagaAAATCAAGATGTTCATCTG
It encodes the following:
- the LOC138959404 gene encoding small ribosomal subunit protein uS3m-like isoform X2 produces the protein MAAMTCQVTSSRLVCVPSAALLAFRGLRTTPCALKNIRAGVPKATIHRNKPLTYEEAQAPYKIGVTKSWNSWHSANLKGEGFDARAAERTFDDILIRKFIKGTWPGLFASEVIVKRRHNLVVVAGLVFQQMTARKQYFLMGYSEEMLSYLLKCPVKLEIQTVQERSDVIFKKI
- the LOC138959404 gene encoding small ribosomal subunit protein uS3m-like isoform X1 produces the protein MSGKRVKRYSSSVSKGTESETTWVTSSRLVCVPSAALLAFRGLRTTPCALKNIRAGVPKATIHRNKPLTYEEAQAPYKIGVTKSWNSWHSANLKGEGFDARAAERTFDDILIRKFIKGTWPGLFASEVIVKRRHNLVVVAGLVFQQMTARKQYFLMGYSEEMLSYLLKCPVKLEIQTVQERSDVIFKKI